In a genomic window of Anoxybacter fermentans:
- a CDS encoding ABC transporter ATP-binding protein yields the protein MAGDILLEVKNLVKHFPIKGGILGRTIGAVKAVDGVNFFIREGETLGLVGESGCGKSTTGRVVLRLLEATAGEVWFRDKNVLELDKEEMRALRREMQIIFQDPYASLNPRMTVGNIIGEAMEIHGLAKGKEKEERVIELLERVGLTAQHMRRYPHEFSGGQRQRIGIARALAVDPSLIICDEPVSALDVSIQAQVINLMQDLQEEFGLTYLFIAHDLSVVKHISNRVAVMYLGKIVELADKEELYRNPQHPYTQALLSAIPIPDPTIKRERIILEGDVPSPVNPPSGCHFHTRCKYCMDICKVEDPVFKDYGGEHFVACHLLER from the coding sequence ATGGCAGGAGATATTTTATTAGAAGTTAAGAATTTGGTGAAGCATTTTCCAATAAAAGGTGGGATTTTGGGTAGGACAATTGGAGCGGTAAAGGCTGTTGATGGAGTTAACTTTTTCATTCGGGAAGGAGAGACTCTGGGATTAGTAGGAGAGTCTGGCTGTGGAAAGTCTACTACAGGTCGAGTGGTTTTAAGGCTTTTAGAAGCTACAGCTGGTGAGGTTTGGTTTAGGGATAAGAATGTATTAGAGCTGGATAAAGAGGAGATGCGGGCACTTCGTCGTGAGATGCAGATTATTTTCCAGGATCCATATGCGTCATTGAATCCGCGGATGACAGTAGGTAACATTATAGGTGAAGCGATGGAGATTCATGGATTGGCCAAAGGAAAAGAGAAAGAAGAAAGAGTAATTGAATTGTTGGAGAGAGTAGGTTTGACAGCCCAGCATATGAGAAGATATCCCCATGAGTTTTCTGGAGGTCAGCGTCAGCGTATTGGTATAGCCCGTGCATTAGCGGTGGATCCCAGTTTGATTATATGTGATGAGCCGGTATCGGCATTGGATGTATCTATTCAGGCACAGGTAATTAACCTGATGCAGGATTTGCAAGAGGAGTTTGGTTTAACCTATCTTTTTATTGCCCATGATTTAAGTGTAGTCAAGCATATAAGTAATCGTGTAGCAGTAATGTATTTAGGAAAGATTGTAGAATTGGCAGATAAAGAAGAGCTTTATCGCAATCCTCAGCATCCGTACACTCAGGCATTGTTGAGTGCGATTCCGATTCCGGATCCAACAATTAAGCGTGAGCGGATTATTCTGGAAGGTGATGTACCAAGTCCGGTGAATCCGCCGAGTGGATGTCACTTCCATACCAGATGTAAGTATTGTATGGATATTTGTAAAGTGGAGGATCCGGTATTTAAGGATTATGGTGGTGAACACTTTGTAGCTTGCCATCTTTTAGAGAGATGA
- a CDS encoding ABC transporter ATP-binding protein produces the protein MKEKELLLQLDNLKTYFYTEDGVVKAVDGVNFEIYKGETLGVVGESGCGKSVTSLSIMRLIPNPPGKIVGGHIWFDGEDLLTKSEAEMRKIRGNDISMIFQEPMTSLNPVYTVGDQIAEAIILHQKVSKKEAMEQAVEMLKKVGIPSPEKRVYEYPHQLSGGMRQRVMIAMALSCNPKLLIADEPTTALDVTIQAQILELMKELKEEFNTAIMLITHDLGVVAEVCDRVAVMYAGKVVEYSDVNTIFGNPRHPYTWGLLKSIPKLDSQVKRLLTIEGVVPNPLHLPEGCKFHPRCRFATDKCRESEPEIEELSPGHSVRCWYPDAVVEFEKEHGAQQGA, from the coding sequence TTGAAAGAGAAGGAATTACTTCTGCAACTTGATAATTTAAAAACATATTTTTATACCGAGGATGGAGTAGTTAAAGCTGTTGACGGAGTAAATTTTGAGATTTATAAAGGAGAGACTTTAGGGGTAGTTGGTGAATCTGGCTGCGGTAAAAGCGTTACCTCTCTTTCCATTATGAGACTTATCCCAAACCCTCCGGGAAAGATTGTAGGAGGTCATATTTGGTTTGACGGTGAGGATTTATTAACCAAGTCTGAAGCTGAAATGCGGAAGATTAGAGGTAACGATATTTCTATGATTTTCCAGGAACCAATGACCTCCTTAAATCCTGTTTATACAGTAGGTGATCAGATTGCAGAGGCAATCATTCTGCATCAGAAAGTCAGCAAAAAAGAGGCGATGGAACAGGCTGTAGAAATGTTAAAAAAAGTAGGGATACCTTCTCCGGAGAAGCGGGTTTATGAATATCCTCACCAGCTTTCCGGTGGAATGAGACAGCGTGTTATGATTGCGATGGCTTTATCCTGTAATCCAAAACTTTTGATAGCTGACGAGCCTACAACAGCTTTGGATGTGACCATTCAGGCTCAGATTTTGGAGTTGATGAAGGAACTGAAGGAAGAATTTAATACAGCTATTATGCTGATTACCCATGACTTAGGTGTTGTGGCAGAGGTATGTGACCGTGTTGCAGTTATGTATGCGGGTAAAGTTGTTGAGTATTCAGACGTTAATACTATTTTTGGTAATCCACGGCATCCATATACCTGGGGTCTTTTGAAGTCGATTCCAAAATTAGACAGTCAGGTAAAAAGGCTGTTAACTATTGAAGGTGTAGTACCAAACCCATTGCATTTACCGGAAGGATGTAAATTCCATCCACGCTGTCGTTTTGCAACTGACAAGTGTCGTGAAAGTGAACCTGAGATTGAGGAGCTAAGCCCAGGTCATTCAGTTCGGTGCTGGTATCCGGATGCTGTAGTTGAATTTGAGAAAGAGCATGGTGCCCAACAGGGTGCATAG
- a CDS encoding ABC transporter permease, whose protein sequence is MRTYIIKRLISMIPIFLGITLISFSIIHLAPGDPTTMMMSPKFKPSDLARIRANLGLDDPLPVQYIKWVTSMLRFDFGNSFISGRLVSEILLEKIPVTLLLTGTGMLVAVIISVFLGIISATRQYSLIDYVVSIFAFAGLSIPVFWFGLMLILVFSVKLGWLPATGMYNLRAEHVTLWDRISHMILPVICIAAPSMASWTRYMRSSMLEVIREDYIRTARSKGLREQVVIYKHALKNALIPMVTLLGLSLPFLISGAFITERIFGWPGMGRTGIDAVWQRDYPIIMAINTITAILVLVCNFLTDLAYAAIDPRIKYN, encoded by the coding sequence TTGAGGACTTATATTATTAAAAGACTTATCTCAATGATACCTATTTTTCTCGGTATAACATTGATCTCATTTTCAATTATTCACTTAGCGCCTGGAGATCCAACAACAATGATGATGAGTCCTAAATTTAAGCCTTCGGATTTAGCACGGATTAGAGCTAATCTTGGTTTGGACGATCCACTACCTGTTCAATATATTAAATGGGTTACCAGTATGCTGCGTTTTGATTTTGGAAACTCATTTATATCAGGAAGATTAGTTTCTGAAATACTGTTGGAAAAAATTCCAGTCACATTGTTGTTAACAGGTACAGGTATGCTGGTAGCTGTTATAATTTCTGTCTTTCTTGGAATAATTTCAGCGACAAGACAATATTCCTTAATAGATTATGTTGTATCTATTTTCGCTTTTGCAGGTCTTTCAATCCCGGTATTCTGGTTTGGTTTAATGTTAATTTTGGTTTTCAGTGTCAAATTAGGTTGGTTGCCAGCTACAGGGATGTATAATCTTAGGGCAGAACATGTTACACTTTGGGACAGGATATCCCATATGATTTTACCAGTTATCTGTATTGCTGCACCAAGTATGGCCAGTTGGACCCGTTATATGCGTTCCAGTATGCTGGAAGTTATTCGGGAAGATTATATTCGCACTGCTAGATCTAAAGGACTTAGAGAACAGGTTGTTATTTATAAGCATGCTTTAAAAAATGCATTAATTCCAATGGTTACATTATTAGGTTTGAGTCTCCCATTCCTGATTAGTGGTGCTTTTATTACTGAGAGAATATTTGGTTGGCCAGGCATGGGTCGAACAGGTATTGATGCTGTTTGGCAACGGGATTATCCAATTATTATGGCAATTAACACTATTACAGCTATTTTGGTTTTAGTCTGTAACTTTTTAACTGACCTTGCTTATGCTGCAATTGATCCACGGATTAAGTACAATTAA
- the opp4C gene encoding oligopeptide ABC transporter permease has translation MTEKANLAQSAQKHGLKTENETMLQITWKRLKKNKLAVISLWIIIFLYLMAIFAPYIAPYELDEMDFENLWGPPSKQHWMGTDAMGRDLLTLIIYGSRVSLTVGIVSMLIAVSIGTLLGAIAGYYGGIVDSIIMRFTDIALCFPSFFLILTIVALFGNGIYKVIVIIGLTSWMGVTRLVRGQFLSLKEREFVEGARALGANDARIIFKHLLPNSMAPIIVASTLRIGSTILTEAVLSFLGLGVKQGTVSWGGILREAQSITVMVETPWVAIFPGLMIFITVLAFNLLGDGLRDALDPKLKQ, from the coding sequence ATGACTGAGAAAGCTAATCTGGCACAATCAGCACAAAAACACGGTTTGAAAACTGAAAATGAGACAATGCTTCAAATAACCTGGAAGAGGTTAAAGAAAAATAAATTAGCTGTCATAAGTCTCTGGATTATTATTTTCCTGTATTTAATGGCTATTTTTGCACCATATATTGCTCCATATGAATTGGATGAGATGGATTTTGAGAACTTATGGGGGCCCCCCAGTAAACAACACTGGATGGGTACTGATGCTATGGGGCGTGATCTATTGACACTGATTATTTACGGTTCACGAGTTTCTTTGACTGTAGGAATTGTTTCGATGTTAATAGCTGTGTCGATAGGTACTCTTTTGGGAGCGATTGCCGGTTATTATGGTGGAATCGTTGACAGTATTATCATGCGTTTTACCGATATTGCTCTTTGTTTCCCATCTTTCTTCCTTATTCTGACCATTGTAGCTTTATTCGGTAATGGTATATATAAGGTTATTGTTATCATTGGTTTAACCAGTTGGATGGGTGTAACCCGTCTTGTTCGCGGTCAATTCCTCTCACTGAAGGAGAGAGAATTTGTTGAAGGAGCTCGTGCTCTTGGAGCTAATGATGCTAGAATTATCTTTAAACACCTTTTACCTAACTCCATGGCTCCTATTATTGTTGCTTCAACTTTACGTATTGGTAGTACAATCTTAACAGAGGCGGTATTGAGCTTCCTCGGTCTTGGAGTAAAGCAGGGGACTGTAAGTTGGGGCGGTATTTTACGTGAAGCTCAGTCAATTACTGTAATGGTAGAAACTCCATGGGTTGCAATTTTCCCAGGATTAATGATTTTTATAACTGTTTTAGCGTTCAACCTGTTGGGCGATGGTTTAAGAGATGCCCTGGATCCTAAATTAAAACAATAA
- a CDS encoding peptide-binding protein, with the protein MKRTLVVLLVTLVVLGLSFGVVAEEPKYGGTLILGTIGDAEVINPVLGTTDSADEYADMVYEAVLDIDPDTMEPIPGPLCESFESSEDNLVWTFHLKKGVKFSDGHEFTAEDVKYTFEIIGDPNTNTVRAYLVEPIESIKIIDDYTIQFTLKYPFPDFLTGTMTMEIIPAHIFAGTDINTNPANQNPVGTGPFVLEEWVHDDHATFVAREDYHRGRVYLDKVIYKVVADQNALLAAAEAGDIDRASVPPAEVARLEREAPAKGLKLWSRWDFGYTYIGFNMEREIFKDVRVRKALAISIYKPAIVKVAYFGQGRPATSNVVPGIKWAYNPNIPEYEYNVDEAKRLLEEAGWVDTDGDGIREKDGKELTFTLITNKGNASREKVLQLAQNFWKKIGVKLEVDALTWTTFITERILKRDFDACVLGWTGMGPDPDDYSLFHSSQIEDGFNFVSYRNPEVDKLLEEGRTTMDIEKRKKIYYRIQELIHDDYPYIFLMYSKANAVFNEKVRGLRPSPLGFIHDWKDIWLAD; encoded by the coding sequence ATGAAGAGGACGTTAGTAGTTCTTTTAGTAACTTTAGTAGTTTTAGGTTTGAGCTTTGGCGTTGTAGCTGAAGAACCAAAGTACGGTGGTACCTTGATTTTAGGTACTATTGGTGATGCGGAAGTTATCAACCCTGTTCTTGGAACAACTGACTCTGCAGATGAATATGCAGATATGGTATATGAGGCTGTTTTGGATATAGACCCAGATACCATGGAACCGATTCCAGGTCCATTATGTGAAAGCTTTGAAAGTTCTGAGGATAATCTTGTATGGACTTTCCACTTAAAGAAAGGCGTAAAATTCAGTGATGGTCATGAGTTTACAGCAGAAGATGTTAAATATACCTTTGAAATCATTGGTGATCCTAATACAAATACCGTTCGTGCTTATCTTGTAGAACCTATTGAAAGTATTAAAATTATTGATGACTATACAATTCAGTTTACTTTAAAGTATCCATTCCCCGATTTCTTAACTGGTACTATGACTATGGAAATTATACCAGCTCATATCTTTGCTGGTACTGATATTAATACCAATCCTGCTAACCAGAATCCGGTTGGTACTGGTCCATTCGTATTAGAAGAGTGGGTACATGATGATCATGCAACCTTTGTTGCAAGAGAAGATTATCATCGTGGACGTGTTTATTTAGACAAGGTTATCTATAAGGTAGTAGCTGACCAGAATGCTCTGTTAGCTGCTGCTGAAGCTGGTGACATTGATCGTGCTTCTGTACCACCTGCAGAAGTTGCACGTCTAGAGAGAGAAGCTCCTGCTAAGGGCTTGAAACTGTGGAGCCGTTGGGACTTTGGTTATACTTATATTGGTTTTAACATGGAAAGAGAAATCTTTAAAGATGTTCGTGTAAGAAAAGCTCTGGCTATCTCTATTTATAAGCCAGCAATTGTTAAGGTTGCTTACTTTGGTCAGGGTAGACCAGCTACTTCTAATGTAGTTCCCGGAATTAAGTGGGCTTACAATCCAAATATTCCTGAGTATGAGTATAATGTTGATGAAGCTAAGAGGCTGTTAGAAGAAGCGGGTTGGGTTGATACTGATGGTGATGGAATTCGTGAAAAAGATGGTAAGGAGCTTACCTTTACTCTGATTACCAACAAAGGTAATGCTTCACGTGAAAAAGTTCTGCAGTTAGCGCAGAATTTCTGGAAAAAGATTGGTGTGAAACTTGAAGTAGATGCATTGACCTGGACTACTTTCATCACTGAGAGAATTTTGAAGAGAGATTTTGATGCATGTGTACTTGGTTGGACCGGTATGGGTCCTGACCCAGATGATTATTCACTCTTCCACTCCAGCCAGATTGAAGACGGTTTCAACTTTGTATCTTACCGCAACCCGGAAGTTGACAAACTGTTAGAAGAAGGTAGAACTACAATGGATATTGAGAAGCGGAAGAAGATCTACTATAGAATTCAGGAATTAATTCATGATGACTATCCATATATCTTCTTAATGTACTCCAAAGCTAATGCAGTCTTCAATGAAAAGGTTCGCGGTTTGAGACCAAGTCCGCTCGGATTTATTCATGACTGGAAAGATATCTGGTTAGCTGATTAG
- a CDS encoding peptide-binding protein, with the protein MKKKLVVLLATLVVLGLSFGVLAEEPKYGGTLILGTIGDAEVINPVLGTTNSASSYASMVYEAVLDIDPDTMEPIPGPLCESFESSEDNLVWTFHLKKGVKFSDGHEFTAEDVKYTFEIIGDPNTNTVRGYLVEPIESIKIIDDYTIQFTLKYPFPDFLYGTMTRGIIPAHIFAGTDINTNPANQNPVGTGPFVLEEWVHDDHATFVAREDYHRGRVYLDKVIYKVVADQNALLAAAEAGDIDSASVPPAEVARLEREAPAKGLKLWSRWDFGYTYIGFNMARDPFKDVRVRKALAISIYKPAIIKVAYFGQGRPATSNVVPGIKWAYNPNIPEYEYNVDEAKRLLEEAGWVDTDGDGIREKDGKELTFTLITNKGNAAREKVLQLVQNFWKKIGVKLEVDALTWTTFITERILKRDFDACVLGWTGMGPDPDDYSLFHSSQIEDGFNFVSYRNPEVDKLLEEGRTTMDIEKRKKIYYRIQELIHDDYPYIFLMYSKANAVYNEKVRGLRPSPLGFIHDWKDIWLAD; encoded by the coding sequence ATGAAGAAGAAGTTAGTAGTTCTTTTAGCAACTTTAGTAGTTTTAGGTTTGAGTTTTGGTGTTTTAGCTGAAGAGCCAAAGTACGGTGGTACTTTGATTTTAGGTACTATTGGTGATGCGGAAGTTATTAACCCTGTTCTTGGAACAACTAACTCTGCAAGTTCATATGCAAGTATGGTATATGAGGCTGTTTTGGATATAGACCCAGATACCATGGAACCGATTCCAGGTCCATTATGTGAAAGTTTTGAAAGTTCTGAAGATAATCTTGTATGGACCTTCCACTTAAAGAAAGGCGTAAAATTCAGTGATGGTCATGAGTTTACAGCAGAAGATGTTAAATATACCTTTGAAATCATTGGTGATCCTAATACAAATACCGTTCGTGGTTATCTTGTAGAACCTATTGAAAGTATTAAAATTATTGATGACTATACAATTCAGTTTACTTTAAAGTATCCATTCCCCGATTTCTTATATGGTACTATGACTAGGGGAATTATACCAGCTCATATCTTTGCTGGTACTGATATTAATACCAATCCTGCTAACCAGAATCCGGTTGGTACTGGTCCATTCGTATTAGAAGAGTGGGTACATGATGATCATGCAACCTTTGTTGCAAGAGAAGATTATCATCGTGGACGTGTTTATTTAGACAAGGTTATCTATAAGGTAGTAGCTGACCAGAATGCTCTGTTAGCTGCTGCTGAAGCTGGTGATATTGATAGTGCTTCTGTACCACCTGCAGAAGTTGCACGTCTAGAGAGAGAAGCTCCTGCTAAGGGCTTGAAACTGTGGAGCCGCTGGGATTTTGGTTATACTTATATTGGTTTTAACATGGCAAGAGACCCCTTTAAAGATGTTCGTGTAAGAAAAGCTCTGGCTATCTCTATTTATAAGCCAGCAATTATTAAGGTTGCTTACTTTGGTCAGGGTAGACCAGCTACTTCTAATGTAGTTCCCGGAATTAAGTGGGCTTACAATCCAAATATTCCTGAGTATGAGTATAATGTTGATGAAGCTAAGAGGCTGTTAGAAGAAGCGGGTTGGGTTGATACTGATGGTGATGGAATTCGTGAAAAAGATGGTAAGGAGCTTACCTTTACTCTGATTACCAACAAGGGTAATGCTGCGCGTGAAAAGGTTCTGCAGTTGGTGCAGAATTTCTGGAAAAAGATTGGCGTGAAACTTGAAGTAGATGCATTGACCTGGACTACTTTCATCACTGAGAGAATTTTGAAGAGAGATTTTGATGCATGTGTACTTGGTTGGACCGGTATGGGTCCTGACCCAGATGATTATTCACTCTTCCACTCCAGCCAGATTGAAGACGGTTTCAACTTTGTATCTTACCGCAACCCGGAAGTTGACAAACTGTTAGAAGAAGGTAGAACTACAATGGATATTGAGAAGCGGAAGAAGATTTACTATAGAATTCAGGAACTGATTCATGATGACTATCCATATATCTTCTTAATGTACTCCAAAGCTAATGCAGTCTACAATGAAAAGGTTCGCGGTTTGAGACCAAGTCCGCTCGGATTTATTCATGACTGGAAAGATATCTGGTTAGCTGATTAA
- a CDS encoding ABC transporter ATP-binding protein gives MAGDILLEVKNLVKHFPIKGGILGRTIGAVKAVDGVNFFIREGETLGLVGESGCGKSTTGRVILRLLEATAGEVWFRDKNVLELGKEEMRALRREMQIIFQDPYASLNPRMTVGNIIGEAMEIHGLARGKEKEERVIELLETVGLTAQHMRRYPHEFSGGQRQRIGIARALAVDPSLIICDEPVSALDVSIQAQVINLMQDLQEEFGLTYLFIAHDLSVVKHISNRVAVMYLGKIVELADKEELYRNPQHPYTQALLSAIPIPDPTIKRERIILEGDVPSPVNPPSGCHFHTRCKYCMDICKVEDPVFKDYGGEHFVACHLLER, from the coding sequence ATGGCAGGAGATATTTTATTAGAAGTTAAGAATTTGGTGAAGCATTTTCCAATAAAAGGTGGGATTTTGGGTAGGACAATTGGAGCGGTAAAGGCTGTTGATGGAGTTAACTTTTTCATTCGGGAAGGAGAGACTCTGGGATTAGTAGGAGAGTCTGGCTGTGGAAAGTCTACTACAGGTCGAGTAATTTTGAGGCTTTTAGAAGCTACAGCTGGTGAGGTTTGGTTTAGGGATAAGAATGTATTAGAGCTGGGTAAAGAGGAGATGCGGGCACTTCGTCGTGAGATGCAGATTATTTTCCAGGATCCATATGCGTCATTGAATCCGCGGATGACAGTAGGTAACATTATAGGTGAAGCGATGGAGATTCATGGACTGGCCAGAGGAAAAGAGAAAGAAGAAAGAGTAATTGAACTGTTGGAGACAGTAGGTTTGACAGCCCAGCATATGAGAAGATATCCCCATGAGTTTTCTGGAGGTCAGCGTCAGCGTATTGGTATAGCCCGTGCATTAGCGGTGGATCCCAGTTTGATTATATGTGATGAGCCGGTATCAGCATTGGATGTATCTATTCAGGCACAGGTAATTAACCTGATGCAGGATTTGCAAGAGGAGTTTGGTTTAACCTATCTTTTTATTGCCCATGATTTAAGTGTAGTCAAGCATATAAGTAATCGTGTAGCAGTAATGTATTTAGGAAAGATTGTAGAATTGGCAGATAAAGAAGAGCTTTATCGCAATCCTCAGCATCCGTACACTCAGGCATTGTTGAGTGCGATTCCGATTCCGGATCCAACAATTAAGCGTGAGCGGATTATTTTGGAAGGTGATGTACCAAGTCCGGTGAATCCACCGAGTGGATGTCACTTCCATACCAGATGTAAGTATTGTATGGATATTTGTAAAGTGGAGGATCCGGTATTTAAGGATTATGGTGGTGAACACTTTGTAGCTTGTCATCTTTTAGAGAGATAA
- a CDS encoding ABC transporter permease, with the protein MKPAEEKKLDTTKIKYEKGTSLWKDSWKRLKRNKLALFGLFLVSLIVFLAIFADFITPYGPTEQLIWTEGAKAKLAPPSWKHLFGTDLYGRDIFTRVIYGTRISLTIAVAATAISVIVGVFLGACAGYFGGWIDDVISWLINVIYSFPFLLFIIAIVAYLPPSMWLTFVAIGCVSWMRYARLIRGQFLSLREKEFVEAARALGASDFAIMFKHLLPNAIAPIIVDATLGMGSIIMLEAALTYLGFGTQPPTPSWGYMISMGQSYISAGKWWWAVFPGIAICLTVLGFNLLGDGLRDALDPRLKD; encoded by the coding sequence TTGAAGCCGGCCGAAGAAAAAAAATTAGATACAACTAAAATTAAGTACGAAAAAGGTACGAGTCTTTGGAAGGATAGCTGGAAAAGATTAAAGCGAAATAAATTGGCTTTATTTGGTTTATTTTTAGTAAGTTTAATTGTCTTTTTAGCGATTTTTGCTGATTTCATAACTCCTTATGGGCCAACGGAGCAGTTGATCTGGACTGAAGGGGCTAAAGCAAAACTTGCTCCCCCGAGTTGGAAACATTTATTTGGAACTGATTTATATGGGCGTGATATATTTACACGTGTAATTTACGGTACTAGAATTTCTTTAACCATTGCTGTAGCTGCTACCGCTATTTCTGTGATTGTTGGTGTCTTTTTGGGGGCATGTGCGGGTTATTTTGGCGGATGGATTGATGATGTAATTTCCTGGTTAATTAATGTTATTTATTCATTCCCATTCCTGCTCTTTATTATTGCTATTGTAGCTTATTTACCACCGAGTATGTGGTTAACTTTTGTAGCAATTGGTTGTGTTAGCTGGATGCGTTATGCTCGATTAATTCGCGGTCAATTTCTTTCTTTACGGGAAAAAGAATTTGTCGAAGCTGCAAGAGCTCTAGGAGCCAGTGATTTTGCAATTATGTTCAAACATTTACTGCCCAATGCAATTGCTCCAATTATTGTAGATGCGACTTTAGGTATGGGCAGTATTATTATGCTGGAAGCTGCATTGACATATTTAGGCTTTGGAACTCAACCACCTACTCCAAGTTGGGGTTATATGATCTCTATGGGCCAGAGTTATATTTCTGCTGGCAAATGGTGGTGGGCTGTCTTCCCAGGAATTGCAATATGTTTAACAGTTCTTGGATTTAACCTTTTGGGTGATGGGCTCAGGGATGCTCTGGATCCCAGGCTAAAGGATTAA
- a CDS encoding ABC transporter ATP-binding protein, whose translation MSKELLLKLEDLKTYFYTEDGVVRAIDGVNFEIYKGETLGVVGESGCGKSVTSLSIMRLIPNPPGKIVGGHIWFDGEDLLTKSEAEMRKIRGNDISMIFQEPMTSLNPVYTVGDQIAEAIILHQKVSKKEAMERAVEMLKKVGIPSPEKRVYEYPHQLSGGMRQRVMIAMALSCNPKLLIADEPTTALDVTIQAQILELMKELKEEFNTAIMLITHDLGVVAEVCDRVAVMYAGKVVEYSDVNTIFGNPRHPYTWGLLKSIPKLDSQVKRLLTIEGVVPNPLHLPEGCKFHPRCRFATDKCRESEPEIEELSPGHSVRCWYPDAVVEFEKEHGAQQGA comes from the coding sequence ATGTCAAAAGAGCTCTTATTGAAATTGGAAGATTTAAAAACATATTTTTATACCGAGGATGGAGTAGTTAGAGCTATTGATGGAGTAAATTTTGAGATTTATAAAGGAGAGACTTTAGGGGTAGTTGGTGAATCTGGCTGCGGTAAAAGCGTTACCTCTCTTTCCATTATGAGACTTATCCCAAATCCTCCGGGAAAGATTGTAGGAGGTCATATTTGGTTTGATGGTGAGGATTTATTAACCAAGTCTGAAGCTGAAATGCGGAAGATTAGAGGTAACGATATTTCTATGATTTTCCAGGAACCAATGACCTCCTTAAACCCTGTTTATACAGTAGGTGATCAGATTGCAGAGGCAATCATTCTGCATCAGAAAGTCAGCAAAAAAGAGGCGATGGAACGGGCTGTAGAAATGTTAAAAAAAGTAGGGATACCTTCTCCGGAGAAGCGGGTTTATGAATATCCTCACCAGCTTTCCGGTGGAATGAGACAGCGTGTTATGATTGCGATGGCTTTATCCTGTAATCCAAAACTTTTGATAGCTGACGAGCCTACAACAGCTTTGGATGTGACCATTCAGGCTCAGATTTTGGAGTTGATGAAGGAACTGAAGGAAGAATTTAATACAGCTATTATGCTGATTACCCATGACTTAGGTGTTGTGGCAGAGGTATGTGACCGTGTTGCAGTTATGTATGCGGGTAAAGTTGTTGAGTATTCAGACGTTAATACTATTTTTGGTAATCCACGGCATCCATATACCTGGGGTCTTTTGAAGTCGATTCCAAAATTAGACAGTCAGGTAAAAAGGCTGTTAACTATTGAAGGTGTAGTACCAAACCCACTGCATTTACCGGAAGGATGTAAATTCCATCCACGCTGTCGTTTTGCAACTGACAAATGTCGTGAGAGTGAACCTGAGATTGAGGAGCTAAGCCCAGGTCATTCAGTTCGGTGCTGGTATCCGGATGCTGTAGTTGAATTTGAGAAAGAGCATGGTGCCCAACAGGGTGCATAG